One Bartonella kosoyi DNA segment encodes these proteins:
- the ssb gene encoding single-stranded DNA-binding protein encodes MLNKVMLIGHLGANPESKTMSSGAEVVNFRMATSESYTDKATNKKVDKTEWHSIVVFNSHLAKIALQYLNKGSKVYIEGQLQTRKWQDKNGIERYTTEVILPSYKGDLKLLDAKNDDNQEQSSSAYASIHRPLDMPTNSLNDDVPF; translated from the coding sequence ATGCTTAATAAAGTGATGTTAATTGGTCATTTAGGTGCAAATCCTGAAAGCAAAACAATGTCATCTGGCGCCGAGGTGGTCAATTTTCGTATGGCAACTTCTGAAAGCTACACAGATAAGGCAACCAATAAGAAAGTAGACAAAACAGAATGGCATTCCATTGTGGTGTTTAATTCGCATTTGGCAAAAATAGCACTCCAGTATCTCAATAAAGGCAGCAAAGTTTATATCGAGGGGCAGCTTCAAACGCGTAAATGGCAAGATAAAAACGGTATTGAACGATATACAACAGAAGTCATTTTGCCTTCGTACAAAGGCGACTTAAAGCTTTTAGATGCCAAAAATGATGATAATCAAGAGCAGTCATCATCTGCTTATGCAAGCATTCACAGACCTCTTGATATGCCTACAAACTCTTTAAATGATGATGTTCCTTTTTAA
- a CDS encoding lambda exonuclease family protein: MEQRTAQWFQARLGKVTASNVYNVISKTAKGTPTSKYEDYKIKLMTERLTGEISQSYPTPAMQWGIEHEEDALKEYAFIYDTEITQCGFIQHPTIKMAGASPDGLIGENGLIEIKCPQSINHLRFCIDDEIKPEYHAQMQFQMACTERKWCDFISYDPRFVGDSSHLRMKIKRIYRDDKQIEQINQAVEAFLAEIEQEIQRISIKAA; this comes from the coding sequence ATGGAACAAAGAACAGCACAATGGTTTCAAGCACGGTTAGGCAAAGTCACCGCTTCAAACGTTTATAACGTCATTAGTAAAACAGCAAAGGGAACTCCTACAAGCAAATATGAAGATTACAAAATCAAACTTATGACAGAGCGTTTAACGGGTGAAATAAGCCAATCTTATCCAACGCCGGCTATGCAATGGGGCATTGAACATGAAGAAGATGCTCTAAAAGAATATGCATTCATTTATGATACAGAAATCACTCAATGTGGTTTTATCCAACACCCCACAATCAAAATGGCGGGGGCTAGCCCTGATGGGCTTATTGGTGAAAACGGTTTAATCGAAATCAAATGTCCACAATCAATCAACCATTTACGCTTTTGTATAGATGATGAAATTAAACCAGAATATCATGCGCAAATGCAATTCCAAATGGCTTGTACAGAGCGAAAATGGTGTGATTTTATCAGTTATGACCCGCGTTTTGTGGGGGATTCATCTCACTTGCGTATGAAAATCAAACGCATCTACCGTGATGACAAACAAATTGAACAGATTAATCAAGCCGTCGAAGCTTTTTTAGCAGAAATAGAACAAGAGATACAAAGAATCTCAATAAAAGCCGCTTGA
- a CDS encoding tyrosine-type recombinase/integrase, translating into MPKPRPPYLLKEVTRHNKIIWYVRIGHGKRIRIRGTYGTQEFVDNYKSALAELQGIIPPKPKTGKLIEGSFAWLLKQYFNSVNWHSLAKATKRQKELILMKVCDSIGNIPYKAIEKKHIIAGVERRKETPSAAQNFLKALNGLFNWAIDQGLLENNPTIGVKRPALSNKDGFAVWTEDDVEKYYQKWHHGTHERVWIDVLLYTGLRRGDAIRIGWKDVTNNIIHLKTEKSKFQTDVFLPILPELTKTLEDGPIGEETFICGKEGKKLVKESFGNLFRNACNTAGIKKSAHGLRKLAATRAANSGATVSQLKAIFGWTNDAMPSLYTKSADRKRLALEAIKKLQKNEG; encoded by the coding sequence ATGCCAAAACCACGCCCCCCCTATCTTCTAAAAGAAGTCACACGCCATAACAAAATCATATGGTATGTACGTATTGGTCATGGAAAACGTATTCGAATACGCGGAACCTATGGAACGCAAGAGTTTGTTGATAACTACAAAAGCGCACTTGCCGAATTACAAGGCATAATCCCTCCAAAACCTAAAACCGGAAAACTGATTGAAGGGTCATTTGCATGGCTGCTTAAACAATATTTTAATAGCGTCAATTGGCATAGCCTTGCTAAAGCTACGAAAAGACAAAAAGAACTCATTCTTATGAAGGTATGCGATAGCATAGGAAATATTCCATACAAAGCAATTGAAAAAAAACATATTATAGCCGGTGTTGAACGGCGTAAAGAAACACCATCAGCTGCTCAAAATTTTTTGAAAGCTCTTAATGGGCTTTTTAATTGGGCAATTGACCAAGGACTTTTGGAAAATAATCCAACAATAGGAGTAAAAAGACCAGCTCTTAGCAATAAAGACGGATTCGCTGTTTGGACAGAAGATGATGTTGAGAAATATTATCAAAAATGGCATCATGGTACCCATGAACGTGTCTGGATTGATGTTCTTTTATATACGGGTTTACGTCGTGGTGATGCGATTCGTATCGGTTGGAAAGATGTAACAAATAACATCATTCATCTCAAAACAGAGAAAAGCAAATTCCAAACAGATGTTTTTCTTCCTATTTTACCAGAATTAACCAAAACACTTGAAGATGGTCCTATTGGTGAAGAAACATTTATTTGTGGTAAAGAAGGTAAGAAACTTGTTAAAGAAAGTTTCGGAAACTTATTTAGAAACGCCTGTAATACAGCAGGCATTAAAAAATCAGCCCATGGTTTAAGAAAATTAGCGGCAACACGCGCAGCTAACTCTGGTGCAACAGTCTCACAACTCAAGGCAATTTTTGGCTGGACAAATGATGCTATGCCATCTCTCTACACAAAGAGCGCAGACCGTAAAAGGCTAGCTCTTGAAGCTATAAAAAAGCTTCAAAAAAACGAGGGATAG
- a CDS encoding DUF1376 domain-containing protein produces MPSNKVECVKFNSDQFLKELMGLKATEKAVYTTLVLLMNDKKAPLINNGSYLSSWCGCSVRTFQKTLETLISMGYITRLENGNLWHRSLAFDYSISKFSERASKAAHMRWSKKREEAIHVN; encoded by the coding sequence ATGCCCAGTAACAAAGTAGAGTGTGTAAAGTTTAATTCAGATCAGTTTTTAAAAGAGCTTATGGGTTTAAAAGCAACAGAGAAGGCAGTTTATACAACACTTGTGTTGCTTATGAATGATAAGAAAGCGCCTCTTATCAATAATGGGTCTTATTTATCAAGTTGGTGTGGGTGTTCAGTAAGAACGTTTCAAAAGACATTAGAGACTTTAATAAGCATGGGTTACATCACGCGTTTAGAGAATGGGAACTTATGGCATAGGTCATTAGCTTTTGATTATAGCATCAGTAAATTTTCAGAAAGAGCTTCAAAAGCAGCGCATATGAGGTGGAGTAAGAAAAGAGAGGAGGCAATACATGTCAACTAA
- a CDS encoding crossover junction endodeoxyribonuclease RuvC: MINTILCFDLGTKMGWAIRGGNGHIFSGTMSLQPRRFEGGGMRYLRFKQWLNEIKHTAGDIDAVYFEEVRRHVGTDAAHVYGGLLAALTAWCEDHEIPYEGIPVSTIKKATTGKGNASKEEMIKAMRAKGHAPCDDNEADALAILHLIKEREIL, encoded by the coding sequence GTGATTAACACGATTCTTTGTTTTGATCTAGGTACGAAGATGGGGTGGGCGATACGAGGGGGAAATGGTCATATATTCAGTGGTACGATGAGTTTGCAACCCCGTCGTTTTGAAGGCGGGGGAATGCGTTATTTACGCTTTAAGCAATGGCTTAATGAGATAAAGCATACAGCAGGTGATATTGACGCGGTGTATTTTGAAGAGGTGAGGCGTCATGTTGGAACCGATGCAGCGCATGTTTACGGTGGTTTATTAGCAGCATTAACGGCGTGGTGTGAAGATCATGAGATACCGTATGAGGGGATACCAGTTAGCACAATTAAGAAAGCGACGACGGGCAAGGGGAATGCGTCAAAAGAAGAAATGATTAAGGCGATGCGTGCAAAAGGACACGCGCCTTGTGATGATAATGAAGCGGATGCTTTAGCAATTTTACATTTAATTAAAGAGAGGGAGATCTTATAG
- a CDS encoding phage antirepressor KilAC domain-containing protein, translating to MDNPIAITNNTVNGEDVQTVNARDLHAFLEAKRDFSNWIKDRISRYNFIEGQDFVKTQDLRSPNLASAKSRSVIAINYHLTLEMAKELSMVERNEKGKQARLYFIECERRAKQALTLQQIDYSSPKAMMGFLNYLQSQIDQQDTIIEYLKPKAMALESLQRADGLFGLTEAAKILEIQPKQFIQFLQKKGWVYRRTFGAHLLPYQDKIQKGLMDCSTHTVQTENGTEKVIPSAKITTKGMGLLSQEFKRQNMH from the coding sequence ATGGATAATCCTATTGCTATTACAAATAACACGGTTAACGGAGAAGACGTTCAAACAGTCAATGCTCGTGATTTGCACGCATTCTTAGAAGCAAAACGAGACTTTTCCAATTGGATTAAGGACCGTATTAGCAGATACAATTTTATAGAAGGACAAGACTTTGTAAAAACACAAGATTTGCGGTCACCAAATTTGGCGAGCGCAAAATCTAGATCTGTTATTGCAATTAATTATCATCTCACCTTGGAAATGGCAAAAGAACTTTCCATGGTAGAGCGTAATGAAAAAGGAAAACAAGCTCGTTTATACTTTATCGAGTGCGAGCGGCGTGCAAAGCAGGCACTAACACTACAACAAATCGACTATTCAAGTCCAAAAGCTATGATGGGCTTTTTGAATTACCTACAAAGTCAAATAGATCAACAAGATACTATCATTGAATATTTAAAACCAAAAGCAATGGCTTTGGAAAGCTTGCAACGCGCTGATGGGCTCTTCGGTCTTACTGAAGCTGCTAAAATTCTCGAAATTCAACCAAAACAGTTCATTCAGTTCCTACAGAAAAAAGGATGGGTGTATCGACGCACTTTCGGGGCGCATTTATTGCCTTATCAAGATAAAATCCAAAAAGGTCTTATGGATTGCTCAACACACACTGTTCAAACCGAAAATGGAACAGAAAAAGTCATTCCTTCAGCAAAAATCACAACAAAAGGTATGGGGCTGCTGTCTCAAGAATTTAAACGACAAAACATGCATTAA
- a CDS encoding helix-turn-helix transcriptional regulator — MEQDIQSKLKLWIKERLKERGHGAQTLLALHLELHPSAVNRMLNTYQNGKTRDITIDELVKISEFFNEPPPSFYKEVDLDFMKICASLDPVDKEAVLDFLELLKKLKTK; from the coding sequence ATGGAACAAGATATTCAGTCCAAACTTAAGCTATGGATTAAAGAGCGTCTTAAAGAACGAGGACACGGCGCACAAACATTATTAGCATTACATTTAGAGCTACACCCGTCAGCAGTGAATCGCATGCTTAATACCTATCAGAATGGGAAAACGCGAGATATAACAATAGATGAACTAGTGAAGATTTCTGAATTTTTTAATGAACCTCCACCCAGTTTTTATAAAGAAGTAGACTTGGATTTTATGAAAATATGTGCATCGCTTGATCCAGTCGACAAAGAAGCGGTGCTTGATTTTCTTGAATTATTAAAAAAATTAAAAACAAAATAA
- a CDS encoding DUF1376 domain-containing protein translates to MSTKLPWTRLFADKWLLDLAHLPAFEGFIYVKLRFQMLRTGEPLKNNFRVLSLLAGCSVKRFQKALDLLLETGHIIFSEDGRLWSLQVEEELNNSNENLSKFSERAQKAAKARWDKNKDNSDDDAKHATSNAQAMLNDAINNNINININNNKKNKNIILSKREIEFENLETNDLVDEPIECDDVQSEEIKTIETKQLIIHEQNNNISNEANNRWQSNEAMIEKLPSRKGKKVGKQLSEIVDKIMPAYFPEQANFFEKDKKMREKQEVESMLEDFNPDFQYAIDLGLTHDEALSEFKKFIRFSKANPYRNAHERDWQSAWDNWITHPKYGLVAKRHAELEMKERYTITCCKPLTESLAKYIRNIEPISSFAT, encoded by the coding sequence ATGTCAACTAAGTTGCCATGGACGAGGCTTTTTGCAGACAAGTGGCTTCTTGATCTTGCGCATTTGCCCGCTTTTGAAGGTTTTATATATGTGAAGTTGCGATTTCAAATGCTTCGCACTGGAGAACCGCTTAAGAATAATTTTCGAGTATTGTCTTTATTGGCTGGTTGCTCAGTTAAAAGATTTCAGAAAGCATTAGATCTTTTATTAGAAACTGGACACATTATTTTTTCAGAAGATGGTCGTTTGTGGAGTTTACAAGTTGAAGAGGAACTCAATAACTCAAATGAAAATTTAAGCAAGTTTTCAGAAAGAGCACAAAAGGCAGCGAAGGCAAGATGGGATAAAAATAAAGATAACAGTGATGATGATGCTAAACATGCTACAAGCAATGCACAAGCAATGCTTAATGATGCCATTAACAATAACATTAACATTAACATTAACAATAACAAAAAAAATAAAAATATTATTTTATCAAAAAGAGAAATTGAATTTGAAAATTTAGAAACAAACGATTTGGTTGACGAGCCAATCGAGTGTGATGATGTTCAATCAGAAGAAATCAAAACGATAGAAACTAAACAACTAATCATTCACGAGCAAAATAACAACATTTCAAACGAAGCTAATAATCGATGGCAAAGTAACGAAGCAATGATTGAGAAATTGCCTTCACGAAAAGGTAAAAAGGTTGGCAAACAACTTTCAGAAATCGTTGACAAGATAATGCCTGCTTATTTTCCAGAGCAAGCAAACTTTTTTGAGAAAGACAAGAAAATGAGAGAAAAACAAGAAGTTGAAAGCATGTTAGAAGATTTCAACCCCGATTTTCAATACGCAATTGATCTAGGATTAACGCATGATGAAGCGTTATCAGAGTTTAAAAAATTTATACGCTTTTCAAAAGCCAACCCATATCGAAATGCTCATGAACGTGATTGGCAAAGCGCTTGGGATAATTGGATTACACACCCGAAATATGGATTGGTAGCTAAGAGACACGCAGAATTAGAAATGAAAGAAAGATATACAATCACATGCTGTAAACCACTAACAGAGAGCTTGGCAAAATATATCAGAAATATAGAGCCTATCAGTTCATTTGCAACATAA
- the bet gene encoding phage recombination protein Bet, with protein MTNSPLTTMASKYGFSHDQFRKTIIKTCINHNFSDEEFAAFISVANTYGLNPLTKEIYALPKRGGGIIPVVSIDGWIKIIKSNPQFDGMTFQDQLDKNGNIIAIKCAIRLKGIQDPIEVTEYLNECKQKSDTWQKYPARMLRHKATIQCARYAFGFSGIYEEDEAARINEASRNTQVQFVSHAMLEQIKLLIKETQTNENILLSYANIENLTDLSCEKAQEILELLEKKQNIQKERALQSHPQQEQIDAPIQDAEYIHIQDIEYAPTQQQTAV; from the coding sequence ATGACAAATTCTCCTTTAACAACAATGGCTAGCAAATATGGATTTTCTCATGATCAATTCCGTAAAACAATTATCAAAACTTGTATCAATCATAACTTCTCTGATGAAGAATTCGCTGCTTTTATATCGGTGGCAAATACTTATGGGCTTAACCCATTAACAAAAGAAATCTATGCGCTCCCTAAAAGAGGTGGCGGCATTATCCCTGTTGTCTCTATTGATGGCTGGATTAAGATCATTAAATCTAATCCTCAATTTGATGGTATGACCTTTCAAGATCAACTCGATAAAAACGGTAATATCATTGCCATTAAATGCGCTATTCGTCTCAAAGGTATTCAAGACCCTATCGAAGTCACCGAATATTTAAATGAATGCAAACAAAAAAGTGACACTTGGCAAAAATACCCCGCTCGTATGTTACGTCATAAAGCAACTATACAATGCGCTCGCTACGCTTTTGGCTTTTCTGGCATTTATGAAGAAGATGAAGCAGCGCGTATTAATGAAGCAAGCCGGAATACACAAGTACAATTTGTTTCTCATGCCATGCTCGAACAAATCAAACTGTTAATTAAAGAAACACAAACCAATGAAAATATTCTTCTCTCTTACGCAAATATCGAAAACCTAACAGATCTGTCTTGTGAAAAAGCACAAGAGATTTTAGAGCTATTGGAAAAAAAGCAAAATATTCAAAAAGAAAGAGCTCTACAATCTCACCCGCAACAAGAGCAAATAGACGCGCCTATACAAGATGCCGAATATATTCATATCCAAGATATCGAATATGCACCCACTCAACAACAAACGGCGGTGTGA